Genomic segment of Pochonia chlamydosporia 170 chromosome 1, whole genome shotgun sequence:
CAACAGCGTGTATCCCAATGACGAAGCGTTTTTCGCAGACTTGGCAAAGGCGTACAGAAAGGAGATTAAGACGTTGTACGATGCTGGACTGAGGAACCTCCAGATTGATGACCCTACTCTTGCGTATTTCTGCTCAGATGAGATGATTGAGTCGCTTAGAGCTGAGGGAGACGATCCGGACAAGTTGTTTGATCTGTATCTGAAGGCACATAATGATTGTATTGCCGATCGACCTGCGGATATGCATGTTGGGCTTCACGTATGCAGAGGTAGGTTtcacagccaagacaagcacACTCGTGGACACTGATATCTAACATGGATGGATAGGCAACTTTTCGAAATCGATGCATTTTAGCGAGGGCTCGTATGAAAAAATTGCAGAGAAATTCTTCACAACTCTACATTACGATACCTTCTTCCTCGAGTACGACAACCCTCGCTCCGGTGGCTTCGAGCCGTTGCGATTTCTGCCCAAGGGTAAAAACGTTGTCCTCGGGGTAGTCACCACGAAAGATCCGCAGCTCGAGGACTCAGAGACGGTCAAGAGTCGTGTGCgcgaggcagccaagataATTGCCGACGGGCAGGGGCGAACTGTTGAGGAAGCCATGGCGAATATTGGTATTAGCCCGCAATGTGGATTTGCTAGTGTCGCGGTGGGTGCGGACGGCATGACGGAACAGAAGATGTTTGATAAGCTTAAACTTGTTGAGGATATCGCCAAGGAACTGTGGTCGTAGGTGCTGTGTTATACATGGCGGCTTTGAATCCATCACGCTGCTATGGGGGTGTCTTCAGATCGAGTGAACTGGTATAAGAATAATACATTGGTATGCCCGTGTTCAGAAGCAAATCAAATAGGTAACCAATTAGCGAAAAGTAAGACTTGGTAAATTGTTTATTCATTCAGCTTGTACGATGTTTCTCACCGAGTGTGAACCGACCACTTGGTTGGTTTGCCTTGTCCACAGTATTGACGTAAACTCACGTATGTGCTAGGCTCATACCTTTCTATGATAAACCTGTCCTCGACTATTTGTATGTCAAACTGATCAAATCAGGAACTATACAGCGATACACAACAACGATCAGCATCAGCGCTGATGCTCAGTCAGCACTAACATCGTAGGTGGGTGAACCGCCACGCAGCAAAACCAAGAACAACGCCTCGTGTCTCACAGTCAATCGTTCAAACGGACCCAAATCGGGCAAATCGATCTATCTTTAAATACATTCCCTGCACAACACATTGTTTTGACGTCACAAACAATGCGAGAAGCGTGGCTGACATCCCCAACACCTCACACTCCCAAGCGACGAACCGCTGCTCAGAAAGGACATACACAGCGCCATTGGGCGGTCATAAGGCTGATATGTGACAGGATTCGAAGTAACTGGCCGCATAATTGGACATCGGTCGCGCCAAGTATGTCGATTTTTTATCTTTTCCAAGGGAGCAGCTGACCACCATACGTGATAGTGTGAAACAGTGTGCAGCAATAATAAAGCGTCGTGAGAACCAACAGCGCCATGCATGGGCCATGGGATATGCAGCCGGACAAAGGCAGAATCGACGCAAATAGAAATTCTTATTACATGAGGCTTTCCTGCAGGTTCGCTGGGCTGGACTCATGCCCACCTTCTTCGTTTTTCCTTTTTATTCTTATTCTGTAGTGTATTCCGGTAGACGTTCTTGACTCTATACGACTAATATCAACTATGCGGTTCATCAGTGATAACCTCCCCGCGGACAGGAGCTCTCTCGGGCCACGAATCCAGGTCATAGCAGCTGGTCTCCCTCGATGTGCCACGTCTTCTTTACAAGCTGGCTTGGAATCTCCCCACCTGGGGTATGCCCCGTGTATGCACATGGCGCATGTTCTCCCCCATCCTGAACGAAGCCAACTTATACTCGAGGCGATCCAAGAGAAAGATACGACACGCCGAAGACGAATACTTCACAAAATATTCGACGGGTATGAAGCCACGACTGATTTTCCGGGGTGCTGGTTCATCGACGACCTCATGGACATGTATCCAGATGCGGCGATTGTGTTGAACCAGCGCCAGGACGGCGGCGAaggatggatgaagagcttcaCAAACTCTCTTGGCCTGTATATGACGTTCAAGTATTACGCCATGTGCTTTCTGTGCACATCTGACCGTATTCACTACAATATTCACCAGGAAATGGGGAAACGATGGGTGAAGAAATTCGGTGTTGAGTTGGGGCCGGAACTGTACGATGCCCATCAGGATTTTGTGTTGCGGGAGGCCAAGGAGCGTGGTCGAGAGGTTTTGATCTGGAAGGCACAGGATGGTTGGGATCCTCTGTGTAAGTTCCTTGGTAAGGAGACGCCCAAGAGTGAGCCCTTCCCGTGGGTCAATGATacggcgacgatgaaggtTCTTCAGAGGATACTTATTTCGAGAGGACTTTTGTCTTGGGCCGGCCTTTTGGGCGGTGTGTGTGTTGCTTGCAGGTATGGGCCTAGTCTTTTTGGACTTGCGTCTGTGAGGCTCGTTAGTATGTTTGGCTAGATGCTGAATGATTGAGGCTGGGATGGTGAAACTTGATATGGTGTTTTGTTTAGTTAGCTAGCGAATTGATACTTAAACTTGTTGAATGAGCTGATAGGTTGACGTCTTGTCTCTGTGTGACATGACGACAAGCGAGTTGTGAAATGCGAGCTTCGTTAGGTGTGGTAAAATGTCAATCCTACTTGAGTAGCTTTGGAGTGTCTCGTAGACCTCGGTATCCTCACCGGAAATTCACATTGACGAATACTTGTTAAGTAGTTCTTTCGCAACCAGTTCCGCGGGAGCATAGCAGGAATAGATGTAGACAACACTTGAGAAATTGCCCGAGATAAATGCAGTGGGTACATATAATTTCGAAATAATTTGCATCAAATGGAAAACCATCAATACCAAATGATCCGGAATTCTCCCTGTGCACTCATGTTGCTGCTTGTACCTAGGCTGTTAATCGTCAATATACTTCCTACTTGGTTACTGCCTTCCACTGAGCTGTAATAGTCCCTAGATGACAATTCTCAATAGGCGACCATTTAGTGACCATTTAATCGTAAATAGGTGAATATGTATCTGTCTTGCTGTTTGATTCCATACCATCACTGCGTACTCTGCAAGCTGCCAGCCATTAACTTAAAAGTATGCACCTTCAATTTGTCATCCCAATCACAGCCTCCACCAATCGGGATAAACGTCCAAGGCGCGATTTTGACGCAACTGGCACCACAATTTGGTAATACAACAGAAGATTCTTGAAAAGCTTTATGCTATAAAATCTTCTGTATGCTCTTGTAATACCCATCACAACTACGATTTACTCACTCATTTACTCACTCCGTCAATTGTCGAGTGACCACGTAAGAAGACCAACTCGGTACCCCGCAAATAGTGGCCCACAAAGTACCTGAGAGCCGACAAAAGCCATCAACCTTAAACTGATGATATTTTCATCCAGACATTGAACCTGCCTTGACGAAACAAGCATCTCCAATATTACAACCAAACCTACCATAAACGTACACAGAATCGTTCGGTGACCTACCTCTATTCAAATCCCCATCAGGCACAATGCCCATCTCAAGGAATTTCGTCGTCCCCGCCTCGGCAAAGCAGCTCGATCTGCTAAACGCCGCCTCAAAATCATTCGTCATTTTCATCTCCTCCGAAGACCCCGAGACCAAGCAGCCGTGGTGTCCTGACGTTCGGGCCTCATGGCCGCATGTGCAAAAGGCATTTGGCGGAGAAAACGCACCAACAGTGTcggtggttgaggttggacAAAGACCAGAGTACGTCCGCTGAATTGCCcgaatttttttttgtttaGTAGCAAATACTGACTTGGTGTCTTAGATGGAGAAACCCTGAAAATGTGTTTCGAAAGAATTGGAACGTGAATGGGGTGCCTACGCTGGCTAGGTTTGAGCGTGTCAATGGCGAGGTAGTTGAGACGGCGAGGCTGGATGAGAATGGGATTATGGATGAAGAGAAGTTACGGGCGTTTATTGGCTGATTTGGATATTGCATAGACGGTCTTAGAGAAATAGATGCTTGATGAATAAGTGAAGAATTTCAGAACTGCTGGCCTGTTTATTGGGGACTCTGGTCAGTCATGGCATGTTCACAGTAATGGCGTACTGGCAATCACTTCACCGCATAAAACGAAAGGTTGATGGCATCATATCTACAGCTGGTTAATATACTTCGCAATGGACGTAGCCTGATGTAAAAAATTGGCAACAATATTCGGGTATCAATGGAAACTGCATGACAGTTGCATAAAATGCCGCCAACAAATCCGTCTGCCTGATAGAAATGCATCAGGTATGACGAAACTGCAACAATAGCAACTTGTTCCAATGCCAACTCTTCTTAAAATATTACTGATAAATTCTCAAGGATACGTGGACGTTGCCcaggcaccagcagcaaagcCCATCCCATAACTGTCCTTTCGGAATGACTGGGATGAAACCACGTCATGGAGGGTGCGCCAGGTGAGAGAAGAGTTTAGCTTCATTTCGGGGGAAACGTGGCTCTTTGGGACAGACGGGCATTTAAATCGATGGCTGCGAGTATGTTTGAAGATTGCAATCTAATTGAGGATTATTCTTGTCTTttcaaaaaagaaaagaaaaattTCACTCACAACACTGTGTAACGGACAGAGTCACGGCGTTGTCTTGTCGCTGACCCAACATACTGACCCATCTGCAGGTAAGTCCATCATGGCACGGCCTCATACCCAATGCAGTCAGTCACACGAGCTGCCCTCTCAGCCTTTCCCATCATCCGCACATGGCAGAGCCACTCAAGCCGCTGGTTCTGAAGATCAAACGTGGGGTTAGCGTCATCTTTTTGCATCCCAGTACATCAGGTGTCACTGTACTGAACACTAGGTTGGTtgggttgagttgagttTTGATCCATGGTCATGGAAATTGAGCAAGTTTGTCTCAAAgtgaccagacctgaccagaccagcagcGAAAGGCGACGTGAGCACTGAGCACACAATGCACGACTGACgtcctttgcttcttttgctgcaccaccagcacacttgcatttgcattgcatttaAAAAAGCGGTGCAACATTTACTCGGGCCGGGTATCTGGCTGTGAACCCTGGCACATCTGGCAGCGACCAAGACCCTTTGTGCTTAATGTTGGGCCGTGGCTTGCATCAAGTCAAAGTTGAGAAATGGAAGGCTTCCGCATCCGTCAAGGTCACATCACGTCAcgcgtccatgtccatgtccatgtccatgtcaactggtccccTCTGCTTCTATATCCGTCGCATCTTCAGTGCACCAGTCAGCAACCTTTCAGCGTCCATGTCACTCAGCATCAcctcagccaccagaccaaaacACTTGAGCCCAGCCCGTGCAGCCAGCCTTTGTTCCATCTTCCCTTGCCGTGCGTCCATGCTCAACTTTGAACTccaacttcctcctcttctcacCAAGCCTCATGTATTACTGTCGCTTACTCTTCCCAGTCACACCTAGCATCTCGACACTGTCCCTCTAGCGGACAAACCATACCACGAGCTCTTTGTTTGCAATATTTTTTCCATCCGGTCTTTTTTTATCCAGAGCTCTGGGGCCACTGGCCTCGACAAGCGCGCCCGTCATCATGTTCGACCTCTTTGCCATGCTCTTGTCGTAAGTACCGACGCACTCCAGATTTGCGTATGGAGTACCCCATTTTGCCCCGCCGCCATGTCGTCACCCCTCGTGCTCCTTGCGACTGCAACATGCGAGCATCGTGTGCTAATGTGCTCGTCTCAACAGCTCCATCGCCTCGTTCCTCTTTCCGATATTCGCTTCGTACAAGGCTCTCAAGACTTCAGATCCCGCCCAGTTGACGCCATGGCTCATGTACTGGGTCGTTTTCAGCATTTGTTTGCTGGTTGAGTCGTGGCTGTCGTTTATCCTCTTTTGGTGCGTGGACCTCCCACCCTCCCAACCACACAACACGACAGTTCAACTAACACCACATGATTCAATAGGATTCCATTCTACGGCTATCTTCGCCTACTCTTCTTCCTCTACCTTATCCTCCCCCAAACACAGGGCGCCCGCGTCCTCTACGAGGAAAAAGTCCACCCCTTCCTCGAGGAAAATGAAACCAGTATCGACGAGTTCATCTCCAGAGCGCATGATCGCCTCAAGGCCGCCGGAATGACCTACTTTCGCCGTGCCATCGAATATCTGAAAACCAATATCCTCAACCTCCCTCCTTCTGAGCCCGAACCCACACCCGCCGAGTCATCCGTCGGGCCGCAGGGCTACACGCAGTCGCTGTTGGCTCGGTTTAGTGTCCCGACGACGAGATGGGCTGGTGCCGCTAACACCGGCAACGACTTCTACAATTTGTTGGCGAGCGCAGTTTCCGCTGCTTCCAACGCAGGCGGGTTTGCCGGCAGCCCCGGCGGGACGTCTGGGAGAAACATGACCGACTCGGGAACCCTGATACCTCCGCATGTGCAAGGCTCTGCGGAAAAGATGAATTTTATCGCTGCGCAACGTGAGCGCCTCAACATTGTGTTGAGTGCCTTGGATCGTGAGGCTCAGCAGATTCAAcgtgatggggatgggggcTCACGTGGCATGCCTCCGGGAGGCTTTGGGGGTACTAGCACGCACGATATagacgacgaggaggctACTCAGCGACCACCCAGTGGACTCAGCATGTTTAGTGCGTTGAGCAAGAGTCGCAGCGAGACGGACTTTGAAAAGGTCGAGGCCGAGAGCGGAACCGAAGATGACTCGAATCTACGTCGGCGAAATATCCCATCCGGCGCTGGCGGTTCCT
This window contains:
- a CDS encoding methionine synthase, vitamin-B12 independent (similar to Cordyceps militaris CM01 XP_006670529.1); this translates as MASHKLPFHADHIGSLIRPASLSSLQEQADAGAITPTELRQGQRAAIADIVEKQRTHGVRALSSGEFDRKYYFSGFFEKLGGFREVSPVPWDLARLSAPPIAALKKAGQQYMMAAVCHDKITYESSPYLENWKLLRDSVPKELWGECKFTMPPPCYFHLRLAPGKSYDNSVYPNDEAFFADLAKAYRKEIKTLYDAGLRNLQIDDPTLAYFCSDEMIESLRAEGDDPDKLFDLYLKAHNDCIADRPADMHVGLHVCRGNFSKSMHFSEGSYEKIAEKFFTTLHYDTFFLEYDNPRSGGFEPLRFLPKGKNVVLGVVTTKDPQLEDSETVKSRVREAAKIIADGQGRTVEEAMANIGISPQCGFASVAVGADGMTEQKMFDKLKLVEDIAKELWS
- a CDS encoding TPR repeat containing protein (similar to Togninia minima UCRPA7 XP_007911473.1), whose translation is MRFISDNLPADRSSLGPRIQVIAAGLPRCATSSLQAGLESPHLGYAPCMHMAHVLPHPERSQLILEAIQEKDTTRRRRILHKIFDGYEATTDFPGCWFIDDLMDMYPDAAIVLNQRQDGGEGWMKSFTNSLGLYMTFKYYAMCFLCTSDRIHYNIHQEMGKRWVKKFGVELGPELYDAHQDFVLREAKERGREVLIWKAQDGWDPLCKFLGKETPKSEPFPWVNDTATMKVLQRILISRGLLSWAGLLGGVCVACRYGPSLFGLASVRLVSMFG
- a CDS encoding pathogenicity protein (similar to Metarhizium acridum CQMa 102 XP_007811137.1), which encodes MFDLFAMLLSSIASFLFPIFASYKALKTSDPAQLTPWLMYWVVFSICLLVESWLSFILFWIPFYGYLRLLFFLYLILPQTQGARVLYEEKVHPFLEENETSIDEFISRAHDRLKAAGMTYFRRAIEYLKTNILNLPPSEPEPTPAESSVGPQGYTQSLLARFSVPTTRWAGAANTGNDFYNLLASAVSAASNAGGFAGSPGGTSGRNMTDSGTLIPPHVQGSAEKMNFIAAQRERLNIVLSALDREAQQIQRDGDGGSRGMPPGGFGGTSTHDIDDEEATQRPPSGLSMFSALSKSRSETDFEKVEAESGTEDDSNLRRRNIPSGAGGSWMPWGWGGSGDTTPGPGGPKED